A region of Mauremys mutica isolate MM-2020 ecotype Southern chromosome 2, ASM2049712v1, whole genome shotgun sequence DNA encodes the following proteins:
- the BHLHE22 gene encoding class E basic helix-loop-helix protein 22 gives MERALSLAAEEDLFHKSLGASATRMEAAFRAPPGLDLSHPRERQPSPLSCFEPGEAEGLLQPGAGLGAGDPLALPAGSVCGKYGESTSRSSVAESSGGEQSPDDDSDGRCELVLRGGDPRAASPGAGGTGGGLKAAEGGCSNSHGLGGSKKSKEQKALRLNINARERRRMHDLNDALDELRAVIPYAHSPSVRKLSKIATLLLAKNYILMQAQALEEMRRLVAYLNQGQAISAASLPSSAAAAAAAAAALHPALGAYEPAAGYPFSAGLPPASSCPEKCAIFNSVSSSLCKQCTEKP, from the coding sequence ATGGAGCGGGCGCTCAGCCTGGCCGCGGAGGAGGACTTGTTCCACAAGAGTCTCGGCGCCTCGGCCACGAGGATGGAGGCCGCCTTCCGCGCGCCCCCGGGGCTCGACTTGAGCCACCCGCGCGAGCGCCAGCCCTCGCCCCTCAGCTGCTTCGAGCCGGGCGAGGCggaggggctgctgcagcccggggcggggctgggggccggcGACCCCCTGGCGCTGCCGGCCGGCTCGGTGTGCGGCAAGTACGGCGAGAGCACCAGCCGCAGCTCggtggcggagagcagcggcggCGAGCAGAGCCCCGACGACGACAGCGACGGGCGCTGCGAGCTGGTGCTGCGCGGGGGAGACCCGCGGGCCGCCtcgcccggggcggggggcaccgggggggggctgAAGGCGGCCGAGGGCGGCTGCTCCAACAGCCACGGCCTGGGCGGGAGCAAGAAGTCGAAGGAGCAGAAGGCGCTGCGGCTCAACATCAACGCCCGCGAGCGGCGGCGGATGCACGACCTGAACGACGCGCTGGACGAGCTGCGGGCGGTGATCCCCTACGCGCACAGCCCCTCGGTGCGGAAGCTCTCCAAGATCGCCACGCTGCTGCTGGCCAAGAACTACATCCTCATGCAGGCGCAGGCTCTGGAGGAGATGCGGCGCCTGGTGGCTTATCTCAACCAGGGCCAGGCCATCTCGGCCGCCTCCCTGCCCAGctcggcggcggcagcggcggccgCGGCCGCCGCCTTGCACCCAGCCCTCGGTGCCTACGAGCCGGCGGCCGGCTACCCCTTCAGCGCcggcctgccccctgccagctccTGCCCGGAGAAATGTGCCATTTTCAACAGCGTCTCCTCCAGCCTCTGCAAACAGTGCACGGAGAAGCCTTAA